A single region of the Epinephelus moara isolate mb chromosome 16, YSFRI_EMoa_1.0, whole genome shotgun sequence genome encodes:
- the LOC126402595 gene encoding t-SNARE domain-containing protein 1-like — protein sequence MERRNIAKQRHFSELEIDTLTSEVEVNKDGLFGSLKTGIKGAHKNAVWKKITEAVNSVAADKRTPAEVKKKWSDLKLATKKRVAALRRSSTQTGGGQPDPSLTLTGTEERISPLIGSESISGISGGGGDTDALASEPEQNEPGTSGMASRSSPQSGPIEPDPPSQATEGEHVPSASRAGPRPAIITAEVLERQTQISRLLASVVSTLETINNTLKEMNENLKKKKT from the exons ATGGAGAGGAGAAACATTGCAAAGCAGAGACACTTTTCCGAGCTGGAAATCGACACCCTCACGTCTGAGGTGGAGGTAAATAAAGATGGGCTTTTTGGAAGTTTAAAAACTGGCATTAAAGGAGCCCATAAAAACGCTGTCTGGAAGAAGATCACGGAGGCAGTCAACAGTGTCGCCGCTGACAAACGGACTCCAGCTGAG GTCAAGAAAAAGTGGTCAGACTTAAAGCTGGCGACAAAAAAGCGTGTTGCTGCCCTTAGGCGCAGCAGCACGCAGACTGGAGGAGGCCAACCAGACCCCAGCCTGACCCTGACAGGGACCGAGGAAAGAATCTCCCCACTAATTGGGTCAGAATCTATCTCTGGCataagtggtggtggtggagacaCAGACGCACTTGCATCGGAGCCGGAGCAGAATG agcCAGGCACCAGTGGCATGGCATCCAGGTCTTCTCCCCAGAGTGGTCCCATCGAGCCAGACCCACCAAGCCAGGCAACCGAGGGCGAGCATGTGCCCTCCGCCTCCCGTGCTGGGCCAAGACCAGCAATCATCACGGCAGAGGTCCTGGAAAGGCAGACACAAATTAGCCGTTTATTGGCTTCAGTTGTTAGCACGCTTGAGACAATTAATAACACACTAAAAGAAATGAACgagaatctaaaaaaaaaaaagacctga